In Lotus japonicus ecotype B-129 chromosome 5, LjGifu_v1.2, one genomic interval encodes:
- the LOC130721044 gene encoding cytochrome P450 93A3-like, producing MAELQTYIKLLIVWILSTIAVLAILTRIHNKNNRHKNPPSPPSLPIIGHLHLISQIPHQSFHKLSSRYGPIMKLFLGSLPCLVVSSPDMAKEVLKTNESSFSNRFVSTTVHHLSYNLNGFIFTPYGEYWKFVKKLCMSELLGGRTLSNLLSVRQQETLRFLKVLQRKGEAGEAVDLGGELLTLTNSVITRMTMGRACSGNDDDGDVEEIRKMVMDTAELAGKFNVTDFIWFFKCLGLQGVSKRVKEILKRFDNMMERVMLEHEEERRRRKEGGEGGDIRNLLDILLEIHEDETTKTRLSRENIKALIMDIFMAGTDTSATTMEWALSELINNPEVMEKARKEIDSVAGNSSRLIEESDLPNLPYLRAIVKETLRIHPTSPFIARESSEKSYICGYEIPEKTLLYVNLWSMGRDPKLWDNPLEFRPERFMGEENNQVDLRGQHFQLMPFGTGRRACPGASLALQVVPTNLAAMVQCFEWKVDGKVNMDEKPAMTLPRACPLISVPVPRFCRIPASV from the exons ATGGCTGAACTTCAAACCTACATCAAACTCCTCATCGTGTGGATACTCTCCACAATCGCAGTACTAGCCATTCTCACAAGAATACACAACAAGAATAACCGCCACAAAAATCCACCAAGCCCTCCATCTCTTCCCATCATCGGACACCTCCACCTTATCTCCCAAATCCCTCACCAAAGTTTTCACAAGCTCTCATCTCGCTATGGACCCATCATGAAACTCTTCCTCGGCTCCTTGCCTTGTTTGGTGGTTTCCAGTCCAGACATGGCCAAGGAGGTTCTTAAAACCAACGAATCTTCCTTCTCGAACCGGTTCGTGAGCACCACGGTTCATCACCTATCGTACAACTTAAATGGCTTCATATTCACGCCTTACGGAGAGTATTGGAAGTTCGTGAAGAAGCTCTGCATGTCGGAGCTTCTCGGCGGCCGGACCCTGAGTAATCTCCTTTCCGTGAGACAACAAGAGACTCTGCGGTTTCTGAAG GTTCTACAAAGAAAAGGGGAAGCAGGTGAGGCCGTTGATCTCGGCGGCGAGCTCTTGACTCTAACCAACAGTGTTATCACGAGGATGACCATGGGGAGAGCGTGTTCTGGAAACGATGATGATGGTGACGTGGAAGAAATCAGGAAGATGGTGATGGACACTGCGGAGCTTGCAGGGAAGTTTAATGTGACGGATTTTATTTGGTTTTTTAAGTGTTTGGGTTTGCAGGGAGTGAGCAAAAGGGTTAAGGAGATTCTGAAGAGGTTTGATAACATGATGGAGAGAGTCATGCTGGAGCATGAAGaggagagaaggagaaggaaggaagGAGGGGAAGgtggtgatattcggaatctgCTTGATATTTTGCTGGAAATACATGAGGATGAGACCACTAAGACAAGATTGAGCAGAGAAAACATCAAGGCTCTCATCATG GACATATTCATGGCAGGAACAGACACATCTGCTACAACCATGGAATGGGCTCTATCTGAGTTAATCAACAATCCAGAAGTGATGGAGAAAGCAAGAAAAGAAATCGATTCAGTGGCAGGAAATAGCAGTAGGTTAATAGAAGAATCAGATCTTCCCAATCTTCCTTACTTGCGAGCCATTGTCAAAGAAACACTAAGGATTCACCCCACATCGCCATTCATAGCGAGAGAGTCATCAGAAAAATCTTACATTTGTGGCTATGAGATTCCAGAAAAGACCTTGCTTTATGTGAATTTGTGGTCAATGGGTAGGGACCCCAAACTGTGGGATAATCCACTAGAGTTCAGGCCAGAGAGGTTTATGGGTGAAGAGAATAACCAAGTGGATTTGAGGGGACAACATTTCCAACTAATGCCATTTGGTACTGGAAGAAGGGCTTGTCCTGGAGCCTCACTTGCACTTCAGGTTGTACCTACTAATCTTGCTGCTATGGTTCAGTGTTTTGAATGGAAAGTTGATGGGAAAGTGAACATGGATGAGAAACCCGCCATGACA